The Pirellulales bacterium nucleotide sequence GCTGGCGATCAAAAACGATCTGGCCCCCGCGCTGGAAAAGCTGCACAAAACGCTGGCGGAAAAAGCCACGGCCTGGGATAAAATCATCAAAATCGGCCGCACCCACTTGGCCGACGCCACACCACTGCGGCTCGGCCAGGAAATCGGCGGTTTCGCGCGTCAGTTGCACTTGTCGATTGGCCGCGCCGCCAGCGCGCTCAAAGCCGTGCATGAACTCCCGGCCGGCGGCACCGCCGTGGGTTCCGGCATCAACACGCATCCTGAATTCGGCAAGCGTGTCGCTGCTGCCCTGGCGAAAGAAACCAGCATTCCCTTTATCGAAGCCCTCAATCATTTCGAAGCCAATGCGCAGCGCGATGGTCTCGTCGAAGCCAGCGGCGATTTACGCACCATCGCCGTCACGCTGTTCAACGTGGCCAACAACATCCGCTGGCTCTCCAGCGGGCCGCGCTGCGGCTTCTACGAAATCAAACTCCCCGATCGCCAGCCCGGCAGCTCCATCATGCCCGGCAAAGTGAACCCGGTCATGTGCGAAAGCATGATGCAAGTATGCGCCTGGGTGATGGGACACGATCAAACCATTGCCTTCAGCGGCGCGACCGGCGGCCAATTTCAACTCAACGTTATGATGCCCGTCATGGGCCTGGCCGCGCTGGAAAGCATCACGCTGCTGGCCAGCGCCACCCGGGCCTTTGTCGATTTTTGCGCCGCCGAAATGGAGCCCAACCCCGAAGCGTGCGAAGCCGCGGTCGAGCAAAGCCTGTCGATGGTCACCAGTTTGAACCCGCTCATCGGTTACGAAAAAGCCGCCGCCCTGGCGAAGGAAGCATTCAAAACCGGCAAAACCATCCGGCAATTGTGCCGCGAACAAAAACTGCTTCCCGACGACATGCTCGATAAAACCCTCGATCCCTGGC carries:
- a CDS encoding class II fumarate hydratase, whose translation is MPDFRTEHDSMGEVRVPAQAYYGAQTQRAIENFPISGEPLPPELIHALGLVKYAAAIANRDLGKLTGTGKNPLNQKQVEALLQACREVAEGKFDEEFPLDVFQTGSGTSSNMNANEVIANRAIELTGGDRFAEQKPIHPNDHVNMGQSTNDMFPTAIHVAVALAIKNDLAPALEKLHKTLAEKATAWDKIIKIGRTHLADATPLRLGQEIGGFARQLHLSIGRAASALKAVHELPAGGTAVGSGINTHPEFGKRVAAALAKETSIPFIEALNHFEANAQRDGLVEASGDLRTIAVTLFNVANNIRWLSSGPRCGFYEIKLPDRQPGSSIMPGKVNPVMCESMMQVCAWVMGHDQTIAFSGATGGQFQLNVMMPVMGLAALESITLLASATRAFVDFCAAEMEPNPEACEAAVEQSLSMVTSLNPLIGYEKAAALAKEAFKTGKTIRQLCREQKLLPDDMLDKTLDPWRMTEPQK